The Mangrovivirga cuniculi genomic sequence TGCATAATACAAGATTCACTGGGGTATATCTGGGTTGGTACTGATGATGGGTTGAATAAATTTGATGGATATGAGTTTACCACTTTTACCTATGGTTCAAATGATAAGGAGAAATTAAATATAAGTAACAACAGAATTTTTGCCTTGATCGAG encodes the following:
- a CDS encoding two-component regulator propeller domain-containing protein translates to MISQTDIRFENMGMERGLSNMNTSCIIQDSLGYIWVGTDDGLNKFDGYEFTTFTYGSNDKEKLNISNNRIFALIEGIQVIFG